Proteins encoded together in one Nostoc sp. PCC 7524 window:
- the tadA gene encoding tRNA adenosine(34) deaminase TadA has translation MNRALELAKNAGDAGEVPVGAVITDADGNLIAEGENRKERDHDPTAHAEMIALRAAAQALQTWRLHECILYVTLEPCPMCAGAIVQARIGKLVYGVDDTKTGAVRTVINIPDSAASNHHLRVVGGILESACRQHLQSWFVARRHQQTNGQR, from the coding sequence ATGAACCGAGCTTTAGAGTTAGCAAAAAATGCTGGGGACGCAGGAGAAGTGCCGGTAGGTGCAGTGATTACTGACGCTGATGGTAATTTAATTGCTGAAGGGGAAAACAGAAAAGAGCGTGACCATGACCCTACAGCTCATGCAGAAATGATCGCCCTCAGAGCAGCCGCCCAAGCCTTACAAACTTGGCGACTTCATGAATGCATTTTGTATGTCACTCTAGAACCTTGTCCGATGTGTGCAGGAGCTATTGTACAGGCACGTATAGGTAAGCTTGTCTATGGAGTGGACGATACAAAAACTGGCGCAGTTCGTACTGTGATCAATATTCCTGACAGTGCTGCTTCTAACCACCACCTGCGGGTGGTAGGAGGCATTCTAGAATCAGCTTGTCGCCAACATTTACAAAGTTGGTTTGTGGCTAGGCGACATCAGCAAACCAACGGACAGAGGTAA
- the grxC gene encoding glutaredoxin 3, protein MFDFLNPLLGRHPERIKANVEIYTWQTCPYCIRAKLLLWWKGVNFTEYKIDGDEAARAKMAERANGRRTVPQIFINNQHIGGCDDLYQLDTKGQLDSLLVQSIVISH, encoded by the coding sequence ATGTTTGACTTTCTTAATCCCCTACTTGGTCGCCATCCCGAACGCATCAAAGCCAATGTTGAGATATACACTTGGCAAACCTGCCCTTACTGCATCAGAGCTAAACTCTTACTATGGTGGAAAGGTGTAAATTTTACCGAGTACAAAATCGATGGTGATGAAGCAGCTAGAGCCAAAATGGCCGAACGCGCCAACGGTCGCCGTACAGTACCGCAAATTTTCATCAATAACCAACACATTGGCGGCTGTGATGATCTTTATCAGTTAGACACCAAAGGTCAACTTGACTCCTTATTAGTACAGTCAATAGTCATTAGTCATTAG
- a CDS encoding glutamyl-tRNA reductase, translating to MNIAVVGLSHKTAPVEIREKLSIPEPQTESAIAQLTSYPHIDEVAILSTCNRLEIYIVAAETDHGIREVTQFLSEHSKLPVQSLRQHLFVLLHEDAVMHVMRVAAGLDSLVLGEGQILAQVKNTHKLGQQYQGIKTILNRLFKQAITAGKRVRTETSIGTGAVSISSAAVELAQIKADNLAGCRVAILGAGKMSRLLVQHLISKGATQISIVNRSRDRAQELAQQFSEQPIRTHLLSEMMQVIAESDIVFTSTSATEPILDRSKLEMVLAPNQSLMLFDISVPRNVHADVNELSHVQAFNVDDLKAVVAQNYESRRKMAQEAERLLEEEIEAFDIWWRSLETVSTISCLRNKIETIREQELEKALSRLGAEFGDKHQEVIEALTRGIVNKILHDPMVQLRAQQDVEARRRCMQTLQMLFNLDVGEQFS from the coding sequence ATGAATATTGCAGTGGTGGGGTTAAGCCATAAAACAGCCCCAGTTGAAATTCGGGAAAAGCTGAGTATTCCAGAACCACAAACAGAAAGTGCGATCGCTCAACTCACCAGCTATCCCCATATTGATGAAGTTGCTATTCTCAGCACCTGTAACCGTTTAGAAATTTACATTGTTGCTGCTGAAACGGATCATGGCATTCGCGAAGTGACTCAGTTTCTTTCTGAACACAGCAAATTGCCTGTACAGTCTCTACGCCAGCACTTATTTGTGTTGCTGCATGAAGATGCAGTGATGCACGTAATGCGGGTAGCTGCGGGATTAGATAGTTTGGTGCTGGGAGAAGGTCAAATTCTGGCTCAGGTGAAAAATACTCATAAACTGGGGCAGCAATATCAAGGTATAAAAACAATTCTGAATCGATTATTTAAACAAGCAATTACAGCTGGTAAGCGTGTCCGTACTGAAACGAGTATCGGGACTGGTGCAGTTTCTATTAGTTCGGCAGCTGTTGAGTTAGCACAAATCAAAGCCGATAATTTGGCTGGTTGTCGAGTGGCAATTCTCGGTGCTGGTAAAATGTCACGGCTGTTAGTACAGCACTTGATTTCTAAAGGTGCTACACAAATTAGTATTGTCAATCGCTCCCGCGATCGCGCCCAAGAATTAGCGCAGCAGTTTTCTGAGCAGCCCATCCGCACACATTTACTCTCAGAAATGATGCAAGTAATTGCCGAAAGTGACATAGTGTTTACTAGCACTTCGGCAACAGAACCAATACTTGACCGCTCTAAATTAGAGATGGTTTTAGCACCTAACCAATCTCTAATGTTATTTGATATTTCTGTGCCACGTAACGTTCATGCAGACGTAAATGAACTGTCTCATGTTCAAGCCTTTAACGTGGATGATTTAAAGGCAGTTGTAGCACAAAACTACGAAAGCCGGAGAAAGATGGCTCAAGAAGCTGAACGGCTTTTAGAGGAGGAAATTGAGGCTTTTGATATTTGGTGGCGCAGTCTAGAAACTGTTTCTACAATTAGCTGTCTGCGGAATAAAATCGAAACTATCCGTGAACAAGAACTAGAAAAAGCTTTGTCAAGATTGGGTGCGGAATTTGGAGATAAGCATCAAGAAGTCATTGAAGCTTTAACAAGAGGAATTGTTAATAAAATATTACATGATCCGATGGTGCAATTACGGGCGCAGCAGGACGTTGAAGCCAGAAGACGTTGTATGCAAACCCTGCAAATGTTATTTAACCTGGATGTAGGTGAGCAGTTTAGTTAA
- a CDS encoding ABC transporter ATP-binding protein: protein MVNNQSSPLPLLAASGLCKNFGGIKAVQEAHIEVAQGSITGLIGPNGAGKTTLFNLLSNFIHPDKGRVIFDGEPIQNLQPHQIAQQGLVRTFQVARTLSRLSVLENMLLAAQKQTGENFWQVQLQPHVVAQEEKQLKERAMFLLESVGLAQKAYEYAGGLSGGQRKLLEMGRALMTNPKLILLDEPAAGVNPKLIDDICDRILNWNREDGMTFLIIEHNMDVIMSLCDRVWVLAEGKNLADGSPAEIQNNPQVLEAYLGT, encoded by the coding sequence TTGGTAAATAACCAATCATCCCCACTTCCCCTGTTAGCAGCTAGTGGATTGTGTAAAAACTTTGGTGGGATTAAAGCTGTTCAAGAAGCCCACATTGAAGTTGCCCAAGGCAGCATCACTGGCTTAATTGGCCCCAACGGTGCTGGTAAAACTACTTTATTCAACTTACTCTCAAATTTTATCCATCCAGATAAAGGACGGGTGATTTTTGACGGTGAACCCATCCAAAACTTACAACCCCACCAAATCGCCCAGCAGGGATTAGTCCGGACTTTTCAGGTAGCCCGGACACTCTCTAGGTTGTCGGTGTTAGAAAATATGCTGCTAGCAGCCCAAAAACAAACCGGTGAGAATTTTTGGCAGGTACAGTTACAACCGCACGTAGTTGCTCAGGAGGAAAAGCAATTAAAAGAACGGGCAATGTTTTTACTGGAATCTGTGGGATTAGCCCAAAAAGCCTATGAGTATGCTGGTGGGTTATCGGGAGGACAACGCAAGCTGCTAGAGATGGGTAGGGCGTTGATGACTAATCCCAAGTTGATTTTATTGGATGAACCAGCAGCCGGAGTAAATCCCAAGTTAATTGATGATATATGCGATCGCATTCTCAATTGGAACCGTGAAGACGGCATGACCTTTCTGATTATCGAACATAACATGGATGTGATCATGTCTTTGTGCGATCGCGTTTGGGTATTGGCTGAAGGAAAAAATTTAGCTGACGGTAGCCCCGCAGAAATTCAAAATAATCCCCAAGTTTTAGAAGCTTACTTGGGAACTTGA
- a CDS encoding lysophospholipid acyltransferase family protein → MMEFYSVSDPYPINPTDKPINPQVAVNNTQISPWLTPVAYFLGHHILLPLFFGKIQITGQEHLPQSGPVILAPTHRARWDSLLLPYAVGRYVTGRDLQFMVTRTECRGLQGWFVRRMGGFPIDPQHPAIATLRHAVEVLQQEQMLVIYPEGNIFRDGKIHPLKPGIARLALSAESHHPGLGVKIIPVSINYSEPYPSWGTDVSIHIGSAINVQDYVNGKAKQNAKRLTEDLTKSLQKLSHPELAVSNHAFAEITNS, encoded by the coding sequence ATGATGGAATTTTACTCTGTGTCTGATCCTTACCCAATAAACCCCACGGACAAACCGATAAATCCCCAGGTGGCTGTTAATAATACGCAAATTTCACCTTGGTTAACGCCTGTAGCGTATTTTTTGGGGCATCATATCCTGCTGCCATTGTTTTTTGGCAAAATTCAAATCACAGGACAAGAACATCTTCCCCAGTCTGGCCCCGTAATTTTAGCTCCCACCCATCGTGCGCGTTGGGACTCCTTACTTCTACCCTATGCTGTAGGTCGTTATGTCACGGGTAGAGATTTACAATTTATGGTGACTCGGACTGAATGCAGAGGGTTACAAGGTTGGTTTGTACGTCGAATGGGTGGATTTCCCATAGATCCTCAACATCCTGCTATTGCTACTCTGCGTCATGCAGTGGAAGTGCTGCAACAAGAACAAATGTTAGTCATTTATCCGGAAGGCAATATTTTTAGAGATGGCAAAATTCACCCCTTAAAGCCTGGAATTGCGCGTTTAGCTTTGAGTGCAGAATCCCACCACCCAGGACTGGGGGTAAAAATCATACCAGTTAGCATCAATTACAGTGAACCTTATCCAAGTTGGGGTACAGATGTAAGTATTCACATTGGTTCAGCAATTAATGTCCAAGATTATGTCAATGGGAAAGCGAAACAAAACGCCAAGCGATTGACAGAAGATTTAACAAAGTCGTTGCAAAAATTAAGCCATCCAGAACTAGCTGTTAGTAATCATGCTTTTGCAGAAATTACCAATTCTTGA
- a CDS encoding DUF2087 domain-containing protein, with translation MKREQFQILLQFFKALADESRLKILGILANQECSVEELAALMQLKEPTVSHHLAKLKELNLVTMRPEGNSRIYQLDSEVLQSISKEILSPEKIASLIEDVDTEAWESKVLNNYLEPDTSTQEGVKRLKEIPASRKKRLVILKWLVSKFDLGVQYPEHEVNEILKRYHPDCATLRRELISYQLMARENGVYWRIAQI, from the coding sequence ATGAAAAGAGAACAATTTCAAATCCTGTTGCAATTTTTTAAAGCGTTGGCTGACGAAAGCCGATTGAAGATTTTAGGGATTTTAGCAAATCAAGAGTGTAGCGTTGAAGAGTTGGCAGCACTAATGCAACTCAAAGAACCCACAGTATCCCATCATTTGGCGAAACTCAAAGAACTCAATTTGGTGACAATGCGCCCAGAAGGTAACAGTCGCATATATCAGCTAGACAGTGAGGTGTTACAAAGCATCAGTAAGGAAATCCTCTCCCCAGAAAAAATAGCTTCTTTGATAGAAGATGTCGATACGGAAGCCTGGGAAAGCAAAGTCTTGAATAACTATTTGGAACCGGATACTAGCACTCAAGAAGGAGTAAAACGCCTGAAAGAGATTCCTGCTAGCCGTAAAAAACGCCTTGTGATTCTTAAATGGTTGGTAAGCAAATTTGACTTGGGTGTTCAGTACCCAGAACATGAGGTGAACGAAATTTTGAAGCGATATCATCCTGATTGCGCCACTCTGCGACGAGAGTTAATTAGCTACCAATTAATGGCGCGAGAAAATGGAGTTTACTGGCGAATAGCACAGATTTGA
- a CDS encoding helix-turn-helix domain-containing protein, giving the protein MFKPLSRRNRRQSGRLQQGTSLVQAARLLGIDQSTFYMALQKGQIPTHRKNGRTVISSGALLDYQARIRNR; this is encoded by the coding sequence ATGTTCAAACCCTTATCGCGCCGAAACAGAAGACAATCAGGAAGGCTTCAACAGGGTACTTCGCTTGTCCAAGCCGCTAGACTTTTGGGCATAGATCAAAGCACTTTCTATATGGCTCTGCAAAAAGGGCAGATTCCCACTCATCGGAAAAATGGGCGGACGGTAATTAGCTCAGGTGCGCTACTAGATTATCAAGCGAGAATCAGAAATCGGTGA
- the glpX gene encoding class II fructose-bisphosphatase, with translation MENTLGLEIIEVVEQAAIASAKWMGKGEKNTADQVAVEAMRERMNKIHMRGRIVIGEGERDDAPMLYIGEEVGICARPDAKDFCNPDELVEIDIAVDPCEGTNLVAYGQPGSMAVLAISEKGGLFAAPDFYMKKLAAPPAAKGHVDINKSATENLKILSECLDRAIEELVVVVMKRDRHADLIKEIREAGARVQLISDGDVGAALSCGFAGTNIHALMGIGAAPEGVISAAAMRALGGHFQGQLIYDPEVVKTGLIGESKEANLDRLQSMGINDPDKVYNAHELASGENVLFAACGITSGNLMQGVRFFHGGARTQSLVISSQSKTARFVDTIHMFEQPKIVQLH, from the coding sequence GTGGAAAATACACTTGGATTAGAGATTATTGAGGTAGTAGAACAAGCCGCGATCGCATCCGCAAAGTGGATGGGTAAAGGCGAAAAGAATACTGCTGACCAGGTAGCAGTAGAGGCAATGCGGGAGCGTATGAACAAAATTCATATGCGTGGTCGCATTGTCATCGGTGAAGGGGAACGTGACGATGCGCCCATGCTGTACATCGGCGAGGAAGTTGGTATCTGCGCCCGTCCAGATGCGAAAGATTTCTGTAACCCCGATGAATTAGTCGAAATTGATATTGCGGTTGACCCTTGCGAAGGTACAAACTTGGTAGCTTATGGACAACCTGGTTCAATGGCGGTTCTGGCTATTTCTGAAAAAGGTGGATTATTTGCTGCACCTGACTTCTACATGAAGAAATTAGCAGCACCTCCAGCAGCTAAAGGTCATGTAGACATCAACAAGTCAGCCACGGAAAACCTCAAGATTCTTTCCGAGTGTCTAGACCGCGCTATTGAAGAACTGGTAGTAGTGGTCATGAAGCGCGATCGCCATGCCGATTTGATTAAGGAAATCCGTGAAGCCGGAGCAAGAGTACAGCTGATTTCTGACGGCGACGTGGGTGCAGCTCTATCTTGTGGCTTTGCTGGTACTAATATTCACGCGCTCATGGGTATTGGTGCTGCTCCTGAAGGTGTGATTTCCGCAGCCGCAATGCGTGCTTTGGGTGGACACTTCCAAGGACAACTGATCTACGATCCAGAAGTAGTGAAGACAGGTTTGATTGGCGAAAGTAAAGAAGCCAACCTTGATCGTTTGCAATCTATGGGTATCAATGACCCCGATAAGGTCTACAATGCCCATGAATTGGCATCTGGAGAAAATGTTCTATTCGCTGCGTGCGGTATCACCTCTGGCAACCTCATGCAAGGTGTGCGCTTCTTCCACGGTGGTGCGAGAACTCAAAGTCTGGTTATTTCTAGTCAGTCTAAAACTGCTCGGTTTGTGGATACCATTCATATGTTTGAGCAGCCCAAGATTGTACAACTGCACTAA